GACCCCTTGAGTTCAGAGAGTGGTGTGAGCGCGGACTAGACAGGCTCCACTCGAACGACTTCGGGTACTTCCTGCTTGAGCACACGCTCTACACCGTTCGAGAGCGTAAGCTGAGACATCGGACAACCGCGGCACGCACCCACTAGACGGACCTTCACCACACCGTCCTCGCCGACTTCCACAAGTTCAACATCTCCACCGTCGGCCTGAAGCGCCGGACGGATCTTGTCGAGTGCTGCCTGTACCTGCTCCTTCATCCGGAGCTCCCTTCTTCTCACCGACCGAGCATTCTCGGCCGGCACCTACGTTCTGTGATGTCGCGGATTCTACCATAATCCTGACCGAAAAGGTCGCGTTTCAACAAGCGAGCCCCGTGCCATGAGACACGGAGTTCGCGAGAACACTAAGAGCCGTTGGATGTGTTGAGCGGCGTCCTACTCTCCCACGGCCTGACGCCGCAGTACCATCGGCGCTGGAGAACTTAACTACCGAGTTCGGAATGGGATCGGGTGTACCCCCTCCGCCATAACCACTCAACACATCCACCGGCTCTCGGTGGACGGCAAATATGCCGTTGTCAATAAGCCCCATAGGTGCGTCTGCACCCTGAGAGCTGCATAGCGCTTGAAAATCTCGGAATGAGATCAAGACCTCGGCCTATTAGTACTGCTCGGCTGAACACATTGCTGTGCGTACACCTGCAGCCTATCAACCTCGTAGTCTACGAGGGGCCTTACCTGGTTGACCCAGTGAGAGACCTCCTCTTGAGATTGGCTTCCCGCTTAGATGCTTTCAGCGGTTATCCAAACCGAACGTAGCTAACCAGCGGTGCCGTTGGTCGACAACTGGTACACCAGAGGTTCGTCCATCCCGGTCCTCTCGTACTAGGGACAGCTTCTCTCAAGTCTCTTACGCCCACGGTGGATAGGGACCGAACTGTCTCACGACGTTCTAAACCCAGCTCGCGTACCGCTTTAAATGGCGAACAGCCATACCCTTGGGACCTACTTCAGCCCCAGGATGCGATGAGCCGACATCGAGGTGCCAAACCCTCCCGTCGATGTGGACTCTTGGGGAGGATCAGCCTGTTATCCCCGGAGTACCTTTTATCCGT
This region of Actinomycetota bacterium genomic DNA includes:
- a CDS encoding NifU family protein → MKEQVQAALDKIRPALQADGGDVELVEVGEDGVVKVRLVGACRGCPMSQLTLSNGVERVLKQEVPEVVRVEPV